In Phragmites australis chromosome 24, lpPhrAust1.1, whole genome shotgun sequence, the following are encoded in one genomic region:
- the LOC133907421 gene encoding serine/threonine-protein kinase RIPK-like, which translates to MGKPKSSTSSWSALFGLGCFSSSHGGSGSVSTSKNAAKVVSRPAPAPAPLPLPEDLSLSLAGSDVLAFTVEELRAATRDFSMSNFVGEGGFGPVYKGRVDERVKPGVRRAQAVAVKLLDLEGSQGHKEWLAEVIFLGQLRHPHLVKLIGYCYEDEHRLLVYEFMVRGSLEKHLFKKYSASLPWPVRLKIAIGAAKGLAFLHEAAKPVIYRDFKTSNILLDSDYTAKLSDFGLAKDGPGEDETHVSTRVMGTEGYAAPEYIMTGHLTIKSDIYSFGVVLVELLTGRKAVDNNRPPREQNLVEWARPCLHDSRRLDRVMDRSLNGQYSTRAAQKAAALAYQCLSVSPKSRPQMSAVVEALESLLALDDGVAEPFVYTAPSENK; encoded by the exons ATGGGGAAGCCCAAGTCGTCGACGTCGTCGTGGAGCGCGCTGTTCGGCCTCGGCTGCTTCAGCTCCTCCCACGGCGGCTCCGGCTCCGTCTCTACCTCCAAGAACGCCGCCAAGGTGGTCTCcaggccggcgccggcgccggcgccgctgccTTTGCCGGAGGACCTGTCGCTGTCGCTGGCGGGGTCCGACGTGCTGGCGTTCACGGTGGAGGAGCTCCGGGCGGCGACGCGGGACTTCTCCATGAGCAACTTCGTCGGGGAGGGTGGGTTCGGGCCCGTGTACAAGGGCCGCGTCGACGAGCGGGTCAAGCCCGGCGTGCGGCGCGCGCAGGCCGTCGCCGTCAAGCTGCTCGACCTCGAGGGCTCCCAGGGCCACAAGGAGTGGCTG GCCGAAGTCATTTTCCTTGGGCAATTGAGGCATCCACACCTTGTCAAACTGATCGGCTACTGCTACGAGGATGAGCACAGGCTGCTTGTGTACGAGTTCATGGTGAGGGGCAGCTTAGAGAAGCATCTATTCAAAA AGTACTCTGCTTCCCTGCCGTGGCCGGTACGATTGAAGATCGCCATTGGTGCTGCCAAAGGTTTGGCCTTTCTCCACGAAGCTGCGAAGCCCGTCATCTACCGCGACttcaagacctccaacatcctGCTAGACTCG GACTACACAGCAAAGCTGTCCGATTTTGGGCTAGCCAAGGATGGACCCGGAGAAGATGAGACCCATGTATCCACCAGAGTCATGGGCACGGAGGGCTACGCCGCACCTGAGTACATCATGACAG GGCATCTAACGATAAAGAGCGACATATACAGCTTCGGTGTAGTACTAGTGGAGCTATTGACGGGACGGAAGGCGGTGGACAATAACAGGCCACCGCGAGAGCAAAACCTGGTGGAATGGGCGAGGCCGTGCCTACACGACTCTCGCCGGCTCGACCGTGTCATGGACCGGAGCCTGAACGGGCAGTACTCGACTCGAGCTGCCCAGAAGGCTGCAGCATTAGCTTATCAGTGCTTGAGTGTGAGCCCCAAATCCCGGCCCCAGATGTCAGCCGTTGTAGAGGCCCTGGAGTCACTGCTTGCTCTAGATGACGGCGTTGCAGAGCCATTTGTGTACACTGCACCGTCGGAGAACAAATGA